In the genome of Vicia villosa cultivar HV-30 ecotype Madison, WI unplaced genomic scaffold, Vvil1.0 ctg.001336F_1_1, whole genome shotgun sequence, the window tgtggtttgctgacattcccttctttttcaggataaatatgttagtggcgactctgttgatttttGCGGTAGCGACACCCGTTGCATGACGTCGATGTTTGCATTTTTGGATAACGTTGAAATTTTTTATCTTGTGTTTCGAATGTCAGATTGATGTTTCGTTTAAATCTTTGGAGAGATGGAATGTGTTGTTGGCGAATAGATTGATGAAGGAGATGGTCAACATTAATTAGAATGTGAAATTATTGAATGATGATGTTGTAGGTGACTTGAGTACAAGTTCTAAAGGAACACTATTGTAGTTAGTgatgatggtttatactccaaTATGATTTTCGTCTatatattgacaaattgaggaactgatcaccgttaatctcttgttgataatggACAGAATCGTATTGAATAGTATAGATGTGTCTTactatcttgatggtgagtaaagCGATGGATTTTGTATCAACGAGGTTGTCAAGAATATGTTGCGATGTTGTATGGGTAAGGATAAGCGAGTAGTGGTCATTACTATTTTGTAAGTTGATGTCCCAAGATATTGTTGGAGAGGTtaacaagttagtaacggttatgttgcAAAGGCACCGGGAGGTTGGCATACGTGTAGTTGATTTAAGCCGTGTTAATTGGTTGTTAAGTCGGAAGGTTAAACGTGGATGTGAAGTTAAGTATTGTTGTGCCGAAtacattttcgaggacgaaaatatcctaagtgggaaagagttgtaacgccccaaatttaattaattggttaattaaatcatttaaggatttaattataaaaaattatcgaagttgggatttatcggtatAATTCTAAGAGGcttaattggattaatatgttgattggaaCCGTTAAGTTTAAAGTCGGATTAATTAGTCGGACTAGTCGGAGAAGTATTAATTGTGAGTTGGTATTATTAAAATTATGGATCgattgtagttgtggaatattGTTGGAAATAATATTCGAATATGTTATGTGACTATTTAATTATTCGGAGTATTATAAGACAATATTATTATGGGCTTAATTAAGTGTTGATGTTAGTAGGAATGGGGAGTGTGTTgttaggcccaataagaatatTATTATTTGGTGAAGTTGAATAAAAGAATAGACTTTAGGTTTTTAGTGATAgcatgaagaagagaaaaagaggaGTACGAGGGTTTGTttgtgaagaaaagaaaagaggcaCAAGAAGAAGCTCGAAATTGACCGTAGAAATTCAGACGAGGAAAAAGTTGGAAGCTGCGGCGAAGCAGAATTCGACCGGAAAATTATAGAGGGACCgtaaatccaaggtaagggtggggttcaatcTCTATAACCGGGTATATGATAGACAGTATGCGGGTTGGGTTGTATAAATTATTGCCTATGTGTTTGTTGATTTATGTTGGAAAATAAATTGGTTTATATATGTTATAGTTCTGTTGATTTTGTTGTTCTATAACCGATTGAATCGTTGCTGCATAAAAAGTTGTTGTGTGTTTGGATGTTGTGGatttaattgaaaattataaATTGGTTTTTTTATGTTGAGGAATAAGTTGAAAGATCGAAGAAAAGATTGCAGAATACGTATGTACAGTTTTTGGAAAAACAAATGGAGGAAGGAAGAAGAATGAAAAAGTTAAGGGGAGGGGGCCACACCTATGTGGGGTGGGTGCCCCATACAAGCATAAAAGTGGGGCGGGGAGCCCTTATAGTGGGATGGGCGCCCCTAAGAGGAAGGAAAAGTGGGACGAACGTCCCTTAAGGATTGTGGGGACCACTTCCTTGTTTTAGATGCTTTTATTATAGTTTCTCttttaatttgatttgaatagCGTTTGAACTAACCAATTAACATCTGCTATGTGAATTGGTAATTTAATAGTAGAGCACCATTAGAAAAATAGTTGGTATGGTTGCAGAAAGATATTTGATATTAGACTCAATTAAATAACAGATGTAGTGTAATGAATAAAAGTAGTATAATTAACAGAAAGTTGAATTGGCAAAGACAATAGCAGAGATAATTTTGTAACAGTTTCAGGAATAATACTTAGAAGGAATATTTAGTAACAATGTTGTAATAGTTCACAGTGAGAACTTTATTAGCAGTAGTATAGTAGTTGTTTAAGTGAAATAAAATTGACAGAAACAATATAATCAAGTAGCAGTGATAGCATTACAATAAAACAGTACCGAAAGTGATAATTAGTAGATTAAGCAGTACAATCAGTTGTCTGGAATTAGTTGAAAATCGTTGGAGTAGCTCGTATGTACTTGTAGGTATTATTGGTACAATGGTGATATAGACTTATGCCTTTTGTGACGATGATTGTTGTATGTGGTTGTTGCATTCATTGGGTCACATACATTTTCATTTTTGTGACAACCTAGATTGGAAAATAGCGataaaggcttatgccttgatgcctctattaactgGAAATtttctaagttgggagttctgctccgttGTGAAGTAGGAAGTTATGCTCTAatagtaccacatgcatgtgcccagttgagtcgcattttgaGTTGTGTGTTAAAATaatttgttgttattaagttgtgttgatttaagttgttATGCTGATGTGATGATTAAATGAAGTTGTCTTGTGGATGTTATTATGTTGTTTGTCGGTTTTTGCATATTTGTTGTTATAAAGTGGTGATATTTGTATGAtctaatctaatatattttttatcacacacctgtttatattgatttgatatctcaccctttcttttgtttcggcGTTACCTTTATAGTGGTAACGTGCATGTGATTCGcagtgatgaagatttagtaGCTTCATTGAGTTCAAGTTGGTGTTGTCGCTCTAAGAAAAATTAATTTCTCCCCCTCAGCTGAACAAATTCATTTCTCCCCCTCAGCGGAATGATCATTTATTCGACGATGAAGACCAGTTTGTTGTACTGAAAAGTCTTCAAGATTATCTCATGAACAAATTTGTTGGAGCTTATATCATCATTTTTCCGAAGATCATGAGTGAAGAAGAATTTTAGAGAGACATGTTTTGTTCGATCTCCTTTAATGTAACGATCTTTCAATTGAGCGATGCATAcagtattatcttcatatatggtcATCGTATTTATTTGTCCAGAAGACAAACCATAAGTATTTTGTATGTGTTGGATTAAGGATCTCAACCATATGCATTCTCGACTTACCTCATGTAGTGCTAAAAGTTTTGAATGATTAGATGAAGTTACTGttattgtttgtttcactaatCTATATGAAATAGTTGTACCACCATATGTGAACAAAGACATTtttgtgatctaccattgtgaggatCTGACAATTAAAGTGTATCTTGCATAACCGGTTAATCTGAATTTGGATACTTTGGTTTAACACAAACTCATGTCTATTGTACCTATAaggtaacgaagtatatgtttgactccgttTCAATGTCTTCATATAGGTGAAGAATTATATCTTGCTGATAAATGATTAGAAATGGATATATCGTGGTATGTATAATTAGCAAGATATATCAGTGCTTGAATGACACTTAAATATGGTACTTCAGGATCAATTAGTTTGTTATCCtcttttcgcgaggtctaatagAATCTTTTACATATTCAATGATCTAACATCATCGAGGTACACGATATACGTGATTTTTCCAAATACGAACATTTGAGCATCTTTGTCTTTTCTATTGTCCAAATGCTCAATCTATAAATTTAGACATAACTTTGTCTTTTCTATGTCCTTTATCTCAAACTATTTCTTTAAGagatttatagcttttggaatctCTTCAGGAGTACCAATAATTTTATGTGATCCACGTAGATAACtattttagaaaattattttataaatcttTTCTTAAAAACATAAGGACATATGAACTTATTTGTATATCTCTTCCTTAGAAAATAATCATTGAGACaattgttcaatttgatggagtagCTTTTTCTAGATCCAAAATTATCTATATCTGAGATATTAAACCCTTTAGCGAGTTTCAATAAATCTCATTATCAAGTGAGACGTATAAGTAAGATGTCACAACATCCATCATtgtcaaattaagcccttcatatATTACAAGACTAATCaaatattgaaaaattaattaactccactacaggtggatatgtttCATCAAAATAAATCTTAGGTCTTTGCGAAAATCATTGAGAAACAAATCAAACTTTATTCAAttcttattttgatttttcacaaaaaatcatttatatcccATTGGTTTTACACCTTGAGATGTTGGGACTACATGTTCAAaattgagtcacttgtaaagtgagtttaattctttttcaattgaatatattcattttggCCAAGTCTCACTTTGTCTACAATCTTTGATAGACTTTGATTCATGATTTGTTCATTTTGACCAATTCTCACTTTGTCTATAATCTTTTATAGACTTTctttcatgatcctcgttatcatttatCATATTTAGCGCTATATTGATACAAATACATTGCCAATgtcgactttatttggttatcttaaTTTCAGTTCCAtttcatttcatccatgacataatttatcgagatctctttattgcatatttcaagtacttgattagtTATTCTggaactaaaaataaattatgtcaaagtgcttttaaaattttcatatccccacttgggtcatctttaactttagttttttttttaggtagaggacttttaacattgaaactgactttcataccacgcttcaggcgcagttACAACTGATTTGCTATATTAGATTATTCACAAAAGAATCCATTATGAGTGGAATATTgacagctgataatttatttcataaactttgcaaatgaataatatttggaACTTTTTGCTCATATTAGTTTGTAAGATGATCAagacaataatttattttaaattgttcatttgaacttctggtTCACTCTTTAGATGAGCAAtctctccccctaatattggaactattaatttctcaattaatagtcaccctactgggctgcaatcaagtatccAATTGTTTGCTCAAATTATATCTCAAAAATCAGAGCTCATATTTCCACGATGAAACGTTGCTAGCAGATGGTGCGAAGGTGGCTCATTTCTTCTCAATGTGTGGCCCTAAATTCTGCTCTATGAAGATAACCAAGGATGTGAGAAAGTATGCTGAAAAACATGGATATGGGGATGTTGAGGAAGCTTTGAAGGAGGGGATAATGCTATGAGTGCTGAATTTATAGCTGCGAAGAAAACTATCAGCGGAGAACAACACGATGAAGCTGGTGGAGAGGTTTACTTGCCAGAATCTTACATTAGTTCTAAGGAAGGGTAAGGCAGGGTAAGGCTCAGTATattgtataattatattttataagctGTTAATTTTTACTCTATATAAAGATTTTGATAAGAAAACTTATATAAATCTTAatcaacattatttatccaagtgtttttttttttgcagggctATATAAATGGAGAAAATCATATGAGAGAACTTGGAGATATCTACACAACTTGTCTAAATGGATAGTGAAGTCTTTTCATTTTTAAAGTTATAGAATAATAGTTTGTGAACAACATTTAAGAACTtcatattcttcttttttttcaataagcaattgtATTAATAACTCTGTTGTGTTATCCAATTCTCAACAATAGATTGCATTATTATCAAAATGTTTGGGCTGTTATTAACACGAAAAAATAATTTCACGTGATACTTTGTTATTCATATGTTTGATTTAAGTTCTTTATCTTAAGTTGTTtactatttaaatttatttattgattttcaTTATTCTTTATTCATATGTTTGATTTTAAGTTCTTTATAAAGAAAAGTTATTAAAAGGCTCTGCTAGGGTTCAGGGAATATGACATCAGCATCTCCGGTGGCCAGTCCGACACCGTTTTCACTTCATGCGTCAGGGAGGGGGGAAGGAAACAAACCGCCTGATAATGGAGGAGGAGGGAGTAGTATTAGGCGCAGTAGTGAGTCTCAGAAGGTGGGGATAGAGGGAGTCTCCTACAGAAATGTTGTCACGGGAGAGATTGGTGAGGATGGAGGGGTTAGTGATGGAGGAGGATCGAAGGAGATGGGGCAAGAGGAGCATGAAGATCTCTTTGTGGACACTGAAGGGATCACTATGAAAGAAGGGAAGAGAGGAGGATATGATTGTCCTTTGATAATcttatccaaatatgatgaaaCGAGAATTCAGAGGCCATGGAGAAGAGGTGTGATTGTTAAGCTCTTGGGGAGGAGGATTGGGTTTAAGGCTTTGGAGAATAGATTGAAGCAAATGTGGGTGAGGAAAGGGATCATTCGCATTATTGATCTTGGATATGATTATTACTTAGTTTGCTTCACTCATGATGATGATAAAAACGCAGCGATGATGGATGGACCTTGGTTCATCTATGATCACTATCTTACGGTTAAAGAATGGACTCCAGACTTCCATCCTGAAAATGATTCAATAGTGAACGTTGCAGTGTGGATAAGAATTTCAGGACTTCCGGTGGAATACTATGACCCAATAATTTTACAGATCATAGGAAATTTGGTGGGACGAACCATTAAGGTAGACAAGAACACCTTGCAAGGAGAACGTGGCAAATATGCACGAATTTGTGTAGAAGTTGACATCTCGAAACCTCTTCTTGCCATGTTTGAATTGAAGAACAAGAGCTATAGAGTTGAGTTTGAGGGGTTGCATTTGCGGTGCATAACCTGTGGGGAGTTCGGACACTATAAGGAGGGATGCCCTCAAAAGATGAATCTAGTGAACAATGCTGTGACATCAAATGACCAAGGAGGTATGGTAGACGGTGAGAAGACCGGGAAGACTAATGTAGCTGAAGGATTAGGAGCTGGAGATGGCCCTTGGCAGGTGGTCCAGAAACAAAGGCGCCCAAAAAAATCACTAGAGGTTAGAAAAAAATCGACGCCGGCGGGATCATGGTTGGCAAAAGTTGGGTCTAGGTTTCACGCGCTTGGTGGTGACGGTGGTGAAACTAGTTTTACTAATAAGGAAACTATTAATGAGGATACAATGGATATGGAAAATGGAGATATGAATAAAGAGGGGGCACAAGTATTAATGTGGAAAATACTTTGGAGCAGCAAATTAAAACAGCAATGATTGATGATATTGTCAATCACGAAACAATTAATGCCCAGGTGATTTATGGGGATATTAATGTGATAAAAAGTAATGGTAGACAGGAGGAGACAGCTGGCAAAGGAGGAGAAGTTATAGTGGGAATGCACGAAAAAATAGGAAATAATGGTGGGAAAAAAGGGAgtaagaaagagaagaaaaaaagtgaaagaataggGAATAAGCTGGCTACACGTGTAACACTTGGGTTTAAAGAAAAAGCTGAGGGCCCCAAGAAACGTAATATTGATACTGTGTATGGAAAAAAAATTCACTTGGAGCCGCAGAAGGGGAATCACGTGCACATAAACAAGAAAAAAGACAAATTAATAGTGCATGAGGAGGAAAAGAATATTACTCAGATGAATTTGCATGAGGAGCACTATTTGAGTTATAGGAAGGATAGAAATATTACGCAAGACGAAACCAATGGAGATCATAATAATGAGGCAATCAAAGTGCAGGTAGGACATAATGTTAGACCGCCGGATGACATAATTGAAGTTGGGGGAGTAGCTAGTATGGGGACTCCTATCCTGGAAAGAATTCACACAGTTCAGGAAGTAGAAGATAGCCAACTAGCTGGGCAGGATGTGGAGGAGAAAGTAGTTCAGGAAACTCTTGAACTACAGTAGGCCTGTGTGGGGTGCATTACTTTCTTTTGTGTAAATGATGATTAAAAACACTAAAATAATTTGGTGGAATTGTAGAGGAGCTACGGGTAAAGAATTGTATAGATATAGTAAGTACTTCTATGATATGTACAAGCCTGAGATTTACGTATTCATGGAGACTAGGTGTGATCCATTAAAGCTCCAAAAGCCCCTGAAGAAATTAGGTTTCAACCAATTTTTCTCAGTTATTAATGATGGATTTGCAGGTGGAATTATAGTTGCTTGCAAAGATGAGAATATGAAAGTCTTGTGGTGTGCCCAGGATGAACAATGGATCCACTTAACAGTGAGGATTGAAGATGGTAGGGATTGGTGCCTGACATCGATTTATGCTAGCCCTGCAGAACAGAAAAGAAGAGTGTTATGGGATTCTATGCGTTCTTTGGCCTAAAGCAATAACCTCCCTTGGATCGTGGCGGGAGATTTTATGGGATTCTATGTAGATAGAGTGCGTGGAATCTGGAAAGATGGTGAGGCAATATTGGA includes:
- the LOC131634699 gene encoding uncharacterized protein LOC131634699, which produces MTSASPVASPTPFSLHASGRGEGNKPPDNGGGGSSIRRSSESQKVGIEGVSYRNVVTGEIGEDGGVSDGGGSKEMGQEEHEDLFVDTEGITMKEGKRGGYDCPLIILSKYDETRIQRPWRRGVIVKLLGRRIGFKALENRLKQMWVRKGIIRIIDLGYDYYLVCFTHDDDKNAAMMDGPWFIYDHYLTVKEWTPDFHPENDSIVNVAVWIRISGLPVEYYDPIILQIIGNLVGRTIKVDKNTLQGERGKYARICVEVDISKPLLAMFELKNKSYRVEFEGLHLRCITCGEFGHYKEGCPQKMNLVNNAVTSNDQGGMVDGEKTGKTNVAEGLGAGDGPWQVVQKQRRPKKSLEVRKKSTPAGSWLAKVGSRFHALGGDGGETSFTNKETINEDTMDMENGDMNKEGAQVLMWKILWSSKLKQQ